The proteins below come from a single Deltaproteobacteria bacterium genomic window:
- a CDS encoding ABC transporter substrate-binding protein encodes MASYYNDYQWSRIVETMNKTISRRDFIITSVAAGIMTMVPRFVSAQSAKPYKIGVCLPTTGSGANYSERPIKMLPLIAAEINRRGGLLGKHPIELYFRDTQTKPDVGAREARSLILNEKVQTIIGTWSSAVAMAIQEIIHEHKVLHLAATSNSSKIVNENYTPYSFMFGPNSRMQSGATVVAVTRMIRTKGWKTYVTLGLDYEWGRDAQRVFVENLKKASPQTRLIKELWAKLGETDFTSYITAIMALKPDFMFGAIAGKDNETFIQQAKAAGLFKRVAYPGVFLPVTELMQQRKTLPRGIIGLNRCPFFAHLDNPMMQNYVKMFQNKFGKDDYPDDFACMYSDALNGLDQTVTRAGTIETEAVRKALTGSTVDTCRGKLKFRDCNNQLDAPSYVGEVVDTPDYPFPIFDLKTMVVVQGHEVWIPTCEEVRKLQKKRT; translated from the coding sequence ATGGCTAGTTATTACAATGATTATCAGTGGAGTCGTATTGTTGAGACCATGAACAAGACAATAAGCCGCCGCGATTTTATTATCACCTCGGTGGCTGCCGGTATTATGACAATGGTACCCCGCTTTGTCAGCGCGCAGTCAGCAAAGCCCTATAAAATAGGCGTTTGCCTGCCTACGACTGGCTCTGGTGCCAATTACTCTGAACGGCCGATCAAAATGCTGCCGTTGATAGCCGCAGAAATAAACAGGCGCGGTGGTCTGCTTGGCAAACATCCTATTGAACTTTACTTTCGTGATACTCAAACCAAGCCCGATGTGGGCGCCCGGGAGGCCCGCTCATTGATCCTCAACGAGAAAGTCCAGACTATCATCGGCACCTGGAGCAGCGCTGTGGCAATGGCCATTCAGGAGATTATTCATGAGCACAAGGTTCTGCATCTGGCTGCCACCAGTAACAGCTCGAAGATTGTCAACGAGAACTATACTCCTTATAGCTTCATGTTCGGCCCCAACAGCCGTATGCAATCGGGCGCAACAGTGGTGGCAGTGACCAGAATGATCAGGACAAAGGGGTGGAAGACATACGTCACCCTGGGCCTCGATTATGAATGGGGTCGTGATGCCCAGAGAGTTTTCGTTGAGAATTTGAAAAAAGCTTCCCCGCAAACCAGGCTGATCAAAGAATTGTGGGCCAAGCTCGGTGAGACTGATTTCACTTCCTATATAACAGCGATCATGGCGCTCAAACCTGATTTCATGTTTGGAGCGATTGCAGGGAAGGATAACGAAACCTTCATCCAGCAGGCCAAAGCCGCCGGCCTGTTCAAACGGGTTGCCTACCCAGGCGTCTTTCTGCCGGTGACAGAACTCATGCAGCAGCGCAAGACACTGCCCCGCGGAATTATCGGGCTGAATCGCTGCCCATTCTTTGCCCACCTGGACAATCCCATGATGCAGAACTATGTGAAAATGTTTCAGAACAAGTTTGGCAAGGATGATTATCCTGATGACTTCGCTTGCATGTACTCTGATGCTCTCAACGGCCTGGATCAGACAGTCACCAGGGCCGGTACCATAGAGACAGAAGCTGTGAGAAAAGCACTTACTGGATCAACCGTGGACACCTGCCGCGGCAAGCTGAAATTTCGCGACTGCAATAACCAGCTAGATGCGCCGTCTTATGTTGGCGAGGTGGTTGACACCCCTGACTA
- a CDS encoding GntR family transcriptional regulator: MKKGDISKNFEAYLAIKELVAGHKLFPGQKLIYRDLEKALGMSKTPIINGLMRLEQEGLVVSKKNRGFFMREVSAEEAEQIYDLREKLEEISIGYAIRNYDDKDLQELEGKLQQYNDYAAPIYDRKRLELDTAFHMQIARMGKNTFFIEMIRQFYENIYFTLNVVYLTSYVDNFKKEHSLIFSAIKNRNLQKAKKILRSHTRAARKLLVAALQS, translated from the coding sequence ATGAAAAAGGGTGACATCTCAAAAAATTTCGAAGCGTATCTGGCTATAAAAGAACTGGTGGCCGGTCACAAACTGTTTCCTGGCCAGAAGCTCATCTATCGTGATCTGGAAAAGGCGCTTGGGATGAGCAAAACGCCTATCATAAATGGCCTGATGAGATTGGAGCAGGAGGGCCTGGTAGTTTCGAAAAAAAATCGTGGGTTTTTTATGAGAGAGGTAAGCGCAGAGGAAGCAGAACAGATTTATGATTTGCGAGAGAAGCTGGAGGAAATATCAATAGGATATGCTATCAGGAATTACGATGACAAAGATCTGCAAGAGTTAGAAGGGAAACTTCAGCAATACAATGATTATGCGGCACCTATATATGATAGAAAGCGGCTAGAATTAGACACGGCATTTCATATGCAAATTGCTAGAATGGGAAAGAATACGTTTTTTATTGAAATGATAAGGCAATTCTATGAGAATATATATTTTACTTTGAATGTTGTCTACCTGACATCATACGTTGATAATTTCAAAAAGGAGCATAGTCTTATTTTTTCTGCAATAAAAAATAGAAATCTGCAAAAAGCAAAAAAAATATTGCGTAGTCATACTCGTGCAGCGCGAAAACTGCTTGTGGCAGCCTTGCAAAGTTGA